A region from the Acipenser ruthenus chromosome 13, fAciRut3.2 maternal haplotype, whole genome shotgun sequence genome encodes:
- the LOC117417703 gene encoding synaptopodin 2-like protein isoform X2, translating to MPKQLPLRKQGSAHSNLVRKRSKACRAGLREGDELLSINEKMCRGLSHAQAMTLIDSAPGTLRIRIRRSPAGFQSVVLFTRSPSPRIDRDYRAALRALSPPVTKPAATGQPDRSAVMSPTGGECLIRTLDPHRDCLISPLDSEAYYGETDSDADTALVKQRRPKRRSPSATPVKPSGHTSPEETSEMSGYESAPDARPHTTLPGLTQPQDAGPGVARREILFQPRPVEEEEEAGLEEALSYPSDGQGAAEVDSGFQEPPSVPLVSPERAKDASRLLFSSSQLVPMVGPVDRPVDEELTTSYKDKARQAKLHRSESVQEKQVKEARSKCRTIASLLTAAPNPHSKGVLMFKKRRQRSKKYTLISFGSVEGDMEAREEDEEEGEGAFPTSESEFDEEGFSAAPDTDPDWDRNYLDILERKKTPAQTLQGPPQGLSGTVGKGAQLYEQQQRRRAEENFVSEAARQGEQGTQGNQGTPTAVPSMSPAQPPPSFGMMNGDVPPARHPDLVKSPPAPAPPAPPAHSVPGAFSVPAQQPANSLLDRTNRTARPFTPGFVGGRSATAPVVFRPGKKAAVPTPQQPAPAPPPLSPPPFSPPPSLSTSSLYITPRPAANTTQVPFFSPPPPAPVSPRAPLGVISPPPSTPFSPPPMPIASFSSMTLRAPLEVTSPLPSTPFSPPSMSTASFPSYLSAPAVNGAKPVPSSSTLTPASTLTPTSASLTSLPASAAPAFPAPFLSSSSEALASREQRISIPAARTGILLESRRRGTRKSLFSLPEEKPSHSPNPALLSLVQNLDEKPPKGGEAGFESGPEEDLLNLGAEACNFMQAQKHRTPPPVAPKPHLRAPEVPQMSGKGAELFARRQSRMDRFVVGGGAPGQQQQLSSSQQDQPSAPSPTPSLPAHWKYSPNIRAPPPIGYNPLLSPSCPPGAQKGSKTGANQPATWSGRKATPQKQGIRALDFMKRQPYQLNPAMFGGVGGSQQQAAPMLGSSLTPPQQIPVKAARVYEIKRFSTPTPMSAPTSHMPTVIVPRSATTLGEPLWRSDICSPPPTPWSPPPPVYSAPTPLTPSAHPIPTPLSPPSHPAPPVFQTKTPLAPAPAPAPAPLYPSFQATKQFKSAPELSPLVSSSPQGIQVPRRFQVSRIGNQANVWRPGSLHY from the exons atgcctaaacaacTCCCGCtgagaaagcagggaagcgcacattcaaatctg GTGCGCAAGCGCAGCAAGGCCTGCCGGGCAGGGCTGCGagagggagatgagctgctgtCAATCAACGAGAAGATGTGCAGGGGGCTGTCCCACGCCCAGGCCATGACCCTCATTGACTCCGCCCCCGGGACTCTGCGCATCCGAATCAGGAG GTCTCCAGCTGGTTTCCAGTCAGTGGTCCTTTTCACCCGCTCCCCCTCTCCGCGCATCGACAGGGACTACCGCGCGGCCCTGCGTGCCCTGTCGCCCCCAGTAACCAAGCCCGCTGCCACCGGGCAACCAGACCGCAGCGCTGTGATGTCCCCCACGGGGGGGGAATGCCTGATCCGTACCCTGGACCCCCACAGGGACTGCCTGATCTCACCCCTGGACAGCGAGGCATACTATGGCGAGACAGACAGTGATGCGGACACAGCGCTTGTGAAACAGCGGCGGCCAAAACGTCGTAGCCCCAGCGCCACCCCCGTCAAGCCCTCTGGCCACACCTCGCCCGAGGAGACGTCAGAGATGAGCGGTTATGAGAGCGCGCCCGACGCGCGCCCCCACACGACCCTACCCGGGCTCACACAGCCTCAGGATGCAGGCCCTGGAGTGGCCCGCAGAGAGATCCTGTTCCAGCCCCGgccagtggaggaggaggaggaggccggCCTGGAAGAGGCTCTCTCTTACCCCAGTGATGGGCAGGGGGCTGCCGAGGTGGACAGTGGGTTCCAGGAGCCCCCCTCCGTGCCGCTGGTCTCCCCCGAGAGAGCGAAGGACGCCTCCCGGCTGCTGTTCTCCAGCAGTCAGCTCGTACCCATGGTGGGTCCAGTGGACAGGCCAGTGGATGAAGAGTTGACCACCAGCTACAAGGACAAGGCCAGGCAAGCCA AGCTGCACCGGAGCGAGAGCGTGCAGGAGAAGCAGGTGAAGGAAGCCCGTTCCAAGTGCCGCACCATCGCCTCACTGCTCACCGCCGCGCCCAACCCACACTCCAAGGGCGTGCTGATGTTCAAGAAGCGCCGGCAGCGCTCCAAGAAGTACACGCTGATCAGCTTCGGCAGTGTCGAGGGAGACATGGAGGCgagagaggaggatgaggaggagggggAAGGGGCCTTCCCCACCAGCGAGTCCGAGTTCGACGAGGAAGGCTTCTCCGCAGCCCCCGACACAGACCCCGACTGGGACAGAAACTACTTGGACATCCTGGAGAGGAAGAAGACCCCTGCCCAGACTCTGCAGGGACCCCCACAGGGCCTGTCTGGCACCGTGGGGAAGGGGGCGCAGCTGTACGAGCAGCAGCAGAGGAGGCGTGCCGAGGAGAACTTTGTCAGTGAGGCAGCCCGGCAGGGAGAGCAGGGGACACAGGGGAACCAGGGGACCCCCACAGCAGTTCCCTCCATGTCGCCAGCCCAGCCGCCCCCCAGCTTCGGCATGATGAATGGAGACGTCCCCCCGGCCAGGCATCCTGATCTGGTGAAGTCCCCGCCTGCCCCTGCTCCTCCTGCTCCCCCGGCTCACTCTGTACCAGGTGCCTTCTCAGTGCCGGCCCAGCAGCCCGCCAACTCTCTGCTGGACAGAACCAACCGTACCGCCCGCCCCTTCACCCCGGGCTTTGTGGGGGGGCGCTCTGCCACGGCTCCTGTGGTCTTCCGCCCGGGAAAGAAAGCAGCCGTCCCCACCCCCCAGCAGCCTGCCCCTGCGCCCCCGCCCTTATCCCCCCCTCccttctcccctcctccctccctctccacctcctCCCTCTACATCACGCCCAGGCCCGCAGCCAACACCACGCAAGTCCCATTcttctccccccctcctcctgctCCAGTGAGTCCTAGAGCACCTCTCGGGGTCATCTCCCCTCCCCCTTCCACTCCCTTCTCTCCTCCCCCCATGCCAATCGCCTCCTTCTCTTCGATGACTCTTAGAGCCCCCCTGGAGGTCACCTCCCCTCTCCCTTCCACTCCCTTCTCTCCTCCCTCCATGTCGACAGCCTCCTTCCCTTCCTATCTCTCCGCTCCTGCTGTTAACGGTGCCAAGCCTGTACCTTCTTCCTCCACTCTCACCCCTGCGTCCACCCTCACCCCTACCTCcgcctctctcacctctctccctgcctctgcAGCCCCAGCCTTCCCTGCCCCTTTCCTGTCCTCCTCCTCTGAAGCGTTGGCCTCCCGAGAGCAGCGCATCTCCATCCCCGCGGCCCGCACTGGGATCCTGCTAGAGTCCCGCAGGAGAGGCACCAGGAAGTCCCTTTTCAGCCTGCCGGAGGAGAAGCCCAGCCACTCGCCCAACCCGGCGCTGCTGTCCCTGGTGCAGAACCTGGACGAGAAGCCGCCCAAGGGCGGGGAGGCCGGGTTTGAGTCAGGCCCTGAGGAGGACCTGCTGAATCTGGGGGCTGAGGCCTGCAACTTCATGCAGGCGCAGAAGCACAGGACCCCGCCGCCTGTGGCCCCCAAGCCCCACTTGCGAGCCCCTGAGGTCCCCCAGATGAGTGGGAAGGGGGCGGAGTTGTTTGCGCGTCGACAGAGCCGGATGGACAGGTTTGTGGTGGGAGGAGGAGCCCccggacagcagcagcagctgtcctCTTCACAGCAAGATCAGCCAAGCGCCCCCTCTCCCACCCCTTCCCTCCCCGCCCATTGGAAATACTCCCCCAATATCCGTGCCCCACCTCCCATCGGCTACAACCCCCTGCTGTCCCCCTCCTGCCCCCCTGGGGCTCAGAAGGGCAGCAAGACTGGGGCTAATCAACCAGCGACATGGAGTGGAAGGAAAGCCACTCCCCAGAAACAGGGTATCCGAGCTCTGGATTTCATGAAGAGGCAGCCATACCAGCTCAACCCGGCCATGTTTGGGGGTGTGGGGGGCTcacagcagcaggcagccccCATGCTGGGCAGCTCCCTAACCCCTCCGCAGCAGATCCCGGTCAAAGCCGCCCGCGTCTACGAGATCAAACGCTTCTCTACACCCACGCCGATGTCCGCGCCCACCTCGCACATGCCCACCGTGATCGTGCCGCGCTCCGCCACTACCCTGGGGGAGCCACTCTGGCGATCAGATATCTGCTCACCGCCCCCCACCCCATGGTCCCCCCCCCCACCTGTCTACTCCGCTCCCACCCCACTCACTCCCTCTGCTCATCCCATTCCCACCCCACTCTCTCCCCCTTCTCACCCCGCTCCTCCCGTGTTTCAGACCAAGACCCCCCTAGCCCCAGCCCCAGCTCCTGCCCCTGCCCCTCTCTACCCTTCTTTCCAGGCTACCAAGCAGTTCAAGAGCGCCCCCGAGCTCAGCCCTCTGGTCTCCTCCAGCCCCCAGGGGATCCAGGTGCCCCGGCGATTCCAAGTCTCCAGGATCGGGAATCAAGCCAATGTGTGGAGGCCAGGCTCCCTGCACTATTGA
- the LOC117417703 gene encoding synaptopodin 2-like protein isoform X1, producing the protein MVTEEQVVISLSGGAPWGFRLQGGTEHSKPLQVAKVRKRSKACRAGLREGDELLSINEKMCRGLSHAQAMTLIDSAPGTLRIRIRRSPAGFQSVVLFTRSPSPRIDRDYRAALRALSPPVTKPAATGQPDRSAVMSPTGGECLIRTLDPHRDCLISPLDSEAYYGETDSDADTALVKQRRPKRRSPSATPVKPSGHTSPEETSEMSGYESAPDARPHTTLPGLTQPQDAGPGVARREILFQPRPVEEEEEAGLEEALSYPSDGQGAAEVDSGFQEPPSVPLVSPERAKDASRLLFSSSQLVPMVGPVDRPVDEELTTSYKDKARQAKLHRSESVQEKQVKEARSKCRTIASLLTAAPNPHSKGVLMFKKRRQRSKKYTLISFGSVEGDMEAREEDEEEGEGAFPTSESEFDEEGFSAAPDTDPDWDRNYLDILERKKTPAQTLQGPPQGLSGTVGKGAQLYEQQQRRRAEENFVSEAARQGEQGTQGNQGTPTAVPSMSPAQPPPSFGMMNGDVPPARHPDLVKSPPAPAPPAPPAHSVPGAFSVPAQQPANSLLDRTNRTARPFTPGFVGGRSATAPVVFRPGKKAAVPTPQQPAPAPPPLSPPPFSPPPSLSTSSLYITPRPAANTTQVPFFSPPPPAPVSPRAPLGVISPPPSTPFSPPPMPIASFSSMTLRAPLEVTSPLPSTPFSPPSMSTASFPSYLSAPAVNGAKPVPSSSTLTPASTLTPTSASLTSLPASAAPAFPAPFLSSSSEALASREQRISIPAARTGILLESRRRGTRKSLFSLPEEKPSHSPNPALLSLVQNLDEKPPKGGEAGFESGPEEDLLNLGAEACNFMQAQKHRTPPPVAPKPHLRAPEVPQMSGKGAELFARRQSRMDRFVVGGGAPGQQQQLSSSQQDQPSAPSPTPSLPAHWKYSPNIRAPPPIGYNPLLSPSCPPGAQKGSKTGANQPATWSGRKATPQKQGIRALDFMKRQPYQLNPAMFGGVGGSQQQAAPMLGSSLTPPQQIPVKAARVYEIKRFSTPTPMSAPTSHMPTVIVPRSATTLGEPLWRSDICSPPPTPWSPPPPVYSAPTPLTPSAHPIPTPLSPPSHPAPPVFQTKTPLAPAPAPAPAPLYPSFQATKQFKSAPELSPLVSSSPQGIQVPRRFQVSRIGNQANVWRPGSLHY; encoded by the exons ATGGTGACAGAGGAGCAGGTTGTGATCTCCCTGTCTGGGGGAGCGCCGTGGGGGTTTCGTCTGCAAGGAGGCACCGAGCACAGCAAGCCCCTCCAGGTGGCCAAG GTGCGCAAGCGCAGCAAGGCCTGCCGGGCAGGGCTGCGagagggagatgagctgctgtCAATCAACGAGAAGATGTGCAGGGGGCTGTCCCACGCCCAGGCCATGACCCTCATTGACTCCGCCCCCGGGACTCTGCGCATCCGAATCAGGAG GTCTCCAGCTGGTTTCCAGTCAGTGGTCCTTTTCACCCGCTCCCCCTCTCCGCGCATCGACAGGGACTACCGCGCGGCCCTGCGTGCCCTGTCGCCCCCAGTAACCAAGCCCGCTGCCACCGGGCAACCAGACCGCAGCGCTGTGATGTCCCCCACGGGGGGGGAATGCCTGATCCGTACCCTGGACCCCCACAGGGACTGCCTGATCTCACCCCTGGACAGCGAGGCATACTATGGCGAGACAGACAGTGATGCGGACACAGCGCTTGTGAAACAGCGGCGGCCAAAACGTCGTAGCCCCAGCGCCACCCCCGTCAAGCCCTCTGGCCACACCTCGCCCGAGGAGACGTCAGAGATGAGCGGTTATGAGAGCGCGCCCGACGCGCGCCCCCACACGACCCTACCCGGGCTCACACAGCCTCAGGATGCAGGCCCTGGAGTGGCCCGCAGAGAGATCCTGTTCCAGCCCCGgccagtggaggaggaggaggaggccggCCTGGAAGAGGCTCTCTCTTACCCCAGTGATGGGCAGGGGGCTGCCGAGGTGGACAGTGGGTTCCAGGAGCCCCCCTCCGTGCCGCTGGTCTCCCCCGAGAGAGCGAAGGACGCCTCCCGGCTGCTGTTCTCCAGCAGTCAGCTCGTACCCATGGTGGGTCCAGTGGACAGGCCAGTGGATGAAGAGTTGACCACCAGCTACAAGGACAAGGCCAGGCAAGCCA AGCTGCACCGGAGCGAGAGCGTGCAGGAGAAGCAGGTGAAGGAAGCCCGTTCCAAGTGCCGCACCATCGCCTCACTGCTCACCGCCGCGCCCAACCCACACTCCAAGGGCGTGCTGATGTTCAAGAAGCGCCGGCAGCGCTCCAAGAAGTACACGCTGATCAGCTTCGGCAGTGTCGAGGGAGACATGGAGGCgagagaggaggatgaggaggagggggAAGGGGCCTTCCCCACCAGCGAGTCCGAGTTCGACGAGGAAGGCTTCTCCGCAGCCCCCGACACAGACCCCGACTGGGACAGAAACTACTTGGACATCCTGGAGAGGAAGAAGACCCCTGCCCAGACTCTGCAGGGACCCCCACAGGGCCTGTCTGGCACCGTGGGGAAGGGGGCGCAGCTGTACGAGCAGCAGCAGAGGAGGCGTGCCGAGGAGAACTTTGTCAGTGAGGCAGCCCGGCAGGGAGAGCAGGGGACACAGGGGAACCAGGGGACCCCCACAGCAGTTCCCTCCATGTCGCCAGCCCAGCCGCCCCCCAGCTTCGGCATGATGAATGGAGACGTCCCCCCGGCCAGGCATCCTGATCTGGTGAAGTCCCCGCCTGCCCCTGCTCCTCCTGCTCCCCCGGCTCACTCTGTACCAGGTGCCTTCTCAGTGCCGGCCCAGCAGCCCGCCAACTCTCTGCTGGACAGAACCAACCGTACCGCCCGCCCCTTCACCCCGGGCTTTGTGGGGGGGCGCTCTGCCACGGCTCCTGTGGTCTTCCGCCCGGGAAAGAAAGCAGCCGTCCCCACCCCCCAGCAGCCTGCCCCTGCGCCCCCGCCCTTATCCCCCCCTCccttctcccctcctccctccctctccacctcctCCCTCTACATCACGCCCAGGCCCGCAGCCAACACCACGCAAGTCCCATTcttctccccccctcctcctgctCCAGTGAGTCCTAGAGCACCTCTCGGGGTCATCTCCCCTCCCCCTTCCACTCCCTTCTCTCCTCCCCCCATGCCAATCGCCTCCTTCTCTTCGATGACTCTTAGAGCCCCCCTGGAGGTCACCTCCCCTCTCCCTTCCACTCCCTTCTCTCCTCCCTCCATGTCGACAGCCTCCTTCCCTTCCTATCTCTCCGCTCCTGCTGTTAACGGTGCCAAGCCTGTACCTTCTTCCTCCACTCTCACCCCTGCGTCCACCCTCACCCCTACCTCcgcctctctcacctctctccctgcctctgcAGCCCCAGCCTTCCCTGCCCCTTTCCTGTCCTCCTCCTCTGAAGCGTTGGCCTCCCGAGAGCAGCGCATCTCCATCCCCGCGGCCCGCACTGGGATCCTGCTAGAGTCCCGCAGGAGAGGCACCAGGAAGTCCCTTTTCAGCCTGCCGGAGGAGAAGCCCAGCCACTCGCCCAACCCGGCGCTGCTGTCCCTGGTGCAGAACCTGGACGAGAAGCCGCCCAAGGGCGGGGAGGCCGGGTTTGAGTCAGGCCCTGAGGAGGACCTGCTGAATCTGGGGGCTGAGGCCTGCAACTTCATGCAGGCGCAGAAGCACAGGACCCCGCCGCCTGTGGCCCCCAAGCCCCACTTGCGAGCCCCTGAGGTCCCCCAGATGAGTGGGAAGGGGGCGGAGTTGTTTGCGCGTCGACAGAGCCGGATGGACAGGTTTGTGGTGGGAGGAGGAGCCCccggacagcagcagcagctgtcctCTTCACAGCAAGATCAGCCAAGCGCCCCCTCTCCCACCCCTTCCCTCCCCGCCCATTGGAAATACTCCCCCAATATCCGTGCCCCACCTCCCATCGGCTACAACCCCCTGCTGTCCCCCTCCTGCCCCCCTGGGGCTCAGAAGGGCAGCAAGACTGGGGCTAATCAACCAGCGACATGGAGTGGAAGGAAAGCCACTCCCCAGAAACAGGGTATCCGAGCTCTGGATTTCATGAAGAGGCAGCCATACCAGCTCAACCCGGCCATGTTTGGGGGTGTGGGGGGCTcacagcagcaggcagccccCATGCTGGGCAGCTCCCTAACCCCTCCGCAGCAGATCCCGGTCAAAGCCGCCCGCGTCTACGAGATCAAACGCTTCTCTACACCCACGCCGATGTCCGCGCCCACCTCGCACATGCCCACCGTGATCGTGCCGCGCTCCGCCACTACCCTGGGGGAGCCACTCTGGCGATCAGATATCTGCTCACCGCCCCCCACCCCATGGTCCCCCCCCCCACCTGTCTACTCCGCTCCCACCCCACTCACTCCCTCTGCTCATCCCATTCCCACCCCACTCTCTCCCCCTTCTCACCCCGCTCCTCCCGTGTTTCAGACCAAGACCCCCCTAGCCCCAGCCCCAGCTCCTGCCCCTGCCCCTCTCTACCCTTCTTTCCAGGCTACCAAGCAGTTCAAGAGCGCCCCCGAGCTCAGCCCTCTGGTCTCCTCCAGCCCCCAGGGGATCCAGGTGCCCCGGCGATTCCAAGTCTCCAGGATCGGGAATCAAGCCAATGTGTGGAGGCCAGGCTCCCTGCACTATTGA